A window of Streptomyces armeniacus contains these coding sequences:
- a CDS encoding type II toxin-antitoxin system VapC family toxin, with amino-acid sequence MDVAVLDTSVLLGVLDPNDSLHADARDAVRAERDAARSLVIPASVFAETLVGAHRQGPAVARRVAEAVDVLVDEVLPVCRDIADEAARLRAEVPAVRLPDALVIATGRHVDAAAVLTGDKRWRGVDSRIRLVVPGGSPPDPRAAPSG; translated from the coding sequence GTGGACGTAGCAGTCCTCGATACGAGCGTGCTGCTCGGCGTGCTGGACCCGAACGACTCACTGCACGCCGACGCACGGGACGCCGTGCGCGCGGAGCGTGACGCGGCGCGCTCGCTGGTGATTCCGGCGTCCGTGTTTGCCGAGACGCTCGTCGGTGCGCACCGGCAGGGGCCGGCGGTGGCCCGCCGGGTGGCCGAGGCCGTCGACGTCCTCGTCGACGAAGTGCTCCCCGTATGCCGCGACATCGCCGACGAGGCCGCGCGGCTGCGGGCCGAGGTGCCCGCTGTACGGCTTCCCGACGCCCTTGTCATCGCGACGGGCCGGCACGTGGACGCGGCAGCCGTCCTCACCGGTGACAAGCGGTGGCGCGGCGTCGACTCGAGGATCCGACTCGTGGTGCCGGGCGGCTCGCCGCCTGACCCGCGGGCCGCTCCGTCGGGTTAA
- the recR gene encoding recombination mediator RecR, with amino-acid sequence MYEGVVQDLIDELGRLPGVGPKSAQRIAFHILQAEPADVRRLTHVLAEVKDKVRFCAVCGNVAQEERCRVCADPRRDPAVICVVEEPKDVVAIERTREFRGTYHVLGGAISPIDGVGPDDLRIRELMARLADGSVTELILATDPNLEGEATATYLARLVSAMGLKVTRLASGLPVGGDLEYADEVTLGRAFEGRRTLDV; translated from the coding sequence GTGTACGAGGGCGTGGTCCAGGACCTCATCGACGAGTTGGGCAGGCTGCCCGGCGTCGGTCCCAAGAGCGCGCAGCGGATTGCGTTCCACATCCTCCAGGCTGAGCCGGCCGACGTACGCCGCCTCACGCACGTGCTCGCCGAGGTGAAGGACAAGGTCCGGTTCTGCGCGGTGTGCGGCAACGTCGCACAGGAGGAGCGCTGCCGGGTCTGCGCCGATCCGCGCCGCGACCCCGCGGTCATCTGCGTGGTCGAGGAGCCGAAGGACGTCGTCGCGATCGAGCGGACGAGGGAGTTCCGGGGCACGTACCACGTGCTGGGCGGCGCGATCAGCCCGATCGACGGCGTCGGCCCGGACGACCTGCGCATACGGGAACTGATGGCCCGGCTCGCCGACGGCTCCGTCACCGAACTGATCCTGGCCACCGATCCCAATCTCGAGGGTGAGGCCACGGCGACGTATCTCGCGCGCCTGGTCTCCGCAATGGGCCTGAAGGTCACCCGCCTGGCCAGCGGTCTCCCTGTCGGGGGAGATTTGGAATATGCCGACGAGGTCACGCTTGGGCGGGCCTTCGAGGGGAGGCGAACGCTGGATGTCTGA
- a CDS encoding AbrB/MazE/SpoVT family DNA-binding domain-containing protein: MARKVRKKPCTTKVTSKNQVTLPVAALRAAHLGIGDELRVEVQGDGRLVLIRDVDPVEQVVGAFAGLSAAADLEQERDAWT; this comes from the coding sequence ATGGCTCGGAAAGTAAGGAAGAAGCCCTGTACCACCAAGGTGACCAGCAAGAACCAGGTCACCCTGCCTGTCGCGGCGCTGCGCGCGGCGCATCTGGGGATCGGTGACGAGCTGCGGGTCGAGGTCCAGGGAGACGGCCGGCTCGTCCTCATAAGAGACGTGGACCCGGTCGAGCAGGTGGTGGGCGCGTTCGCCGGTCTGTCCGCGGCGGCTGATCTGGAGCAGGAGCGCGACGCGTGGACGTAG
- a CDS encoding GNAT family N-acetyltransferase: MTTELRVPREADLDAFLGVLGTAFGGALQVPEEREKWRALAEPDRFLAAWDEDEIVGTAGAFTFRLTVPGGTSVPTAGVTMVSVLPTHRRRGILRSMMRRQLDDVRAWGEPLAVLTASEPEIYGRFGYGVATGQLTARIDTSKVRLALPAGTDDLRVRLVDAYDGGVRERCEALYAERVPLRPGMLARRPGWERVAVHDPEQLRAGASPMQCVLVERDGDLRGYARYAVRAEWDAAGPKGEVLLRNMEALEPAALGALMRYLFDIDLTTWLTIGNRPVDDAWLHMVSDVRRCEIGHRDSLHLRLVDVGAALEARTYAAPVDVVFDVADDFCPWNEGRWRLTGDTKGAACTRTDDAPDLALSVRELGAAYLGGVTLGALAGAGRVREVEWIATSLCCLLVRWL, translated from the coding sequence ATGACGACTGAACTGCGGGTGCCCCGCGAGGCCGACCTGGACGCGTTCCTGGGGGTGCTCGGCACGGCGTTCGGCGGTGCCCTCCAGGTACCGGAGGAACGGGAGAAATGGCGCGCACTCGCCGAACCCGACCGTTTCCTCGCGGCGTGGGACGAGGACGAAATCGTGGGCACGGCGGGCGCGTTCACCTTCCGCCTCACCGTGCCCGGCGGCACCTCCGTGCCCACCGCCGGCGTCACCATGGTGAGCGTCCTGCCGACACACCGGCGGCGCGGCATCCTCCGCTCGATGATGCGGCGCCAGCTGGACGACGTACGCGCCTGGGGCGAGCCGCTGGCCGTACTGACCGCGTCCGAGCCGGAGATCTACGGACGCTTCGGCTACGGCGTGGCGACCGGGCAGCTGACGGCCCGCATCGACACCTCGAAGGTACGGCTGGCACTGCCCGCCGGCACCGACGACCTGCGGGTGCGACTCGTTGACGCGTACGACGGGGGCGTACGGGAGCGCTGCGAGGCGCTCTACGCCGAACGCGTCCCCCTGCGCCCCGGGATGCTGGCCCGCCGCCCCGGCTGGGAGCGCGTCGCGGTGCACGACCCGGAGCAGCTGCGCGCCGGTGCCTCGCCGATGCAGTGCGTCCTGGTCGAACGGGACGGCGACCTGCGCGGATACGCGCGGTACGCCGTACGCGCCGAATGGGACGCCGCCGGGCCCAAGGGCGAAGTGCTCCTCCGCAACATGGAGGCCCTGGAACCGGCCGCGCTCGGCGCGCTGATGCGCTACCTCTTCGACATCGACCTCACCACCTGGCTGACCATCGGCAACCGCCCGGTCGACGACGCGTGGCTGCACATGGTGTCCGACGTCCGCCGCTGCGAGATCGGCCACCGCGACTCGCTGCACCTACGGCTCGTCGACGTGGGCGCGGCGCTGGAGGCGCGTACGTACGCGGCGCCCGTCGATGTCGTGTTCGACGTGGCGGACGACTTCTGTCCCTGGAACGAGGGCCGTTGGCGGCTGACGGGCGACACGAAGGGGGCGGCGTGCACCCGTACGGACGACGCGCCGGACCTGGCGCTCTCCGTACGGGAGTTGGGCGCCGCGTACCTCGGCGGCGTCACGCTGGGCGCGCTGGCGGGGGCGGGGCGCGTACGGGAAGTGGAGTGGATTGCTACTAGTCTATGTTGTTTGTTGGTCAGATGGTTATAA
- a CDS encoding aminoglycoside phosphotransferase family protein — protein sequence MCAAKMHADEPDIDVPLVRRLVAAQFPQWARLPVTPVDSSGTDNAMYRLGDDMAVRLPRTRFAADNVDLEQQWLPLLAPRLPVAVPAPLGRGKPGEGYAWEWSVCRWLEGTNPDADALAGPDGLAGPDGLAGAGGMAGAGQLALDLAEFITALRRIDPADAPRASRGVPLATRDEPTRKALAELEAQGEAGEHAAGGDAAGGDAAGGQHGSDGPGSGRPDSDGAHAHALIDSRAVTAAWDAALRAPAPDGSPPAWAHGDLAPGNVLVTPQGRLSAVIDFGAMGVGDPTVDLMVAWNLLPARARGTFRAAVGADDVTWARARGWALSIALIQLPYYRRTNPVLAANSRHVIREVLKEHAHAA from the coding sequence ATGTGCGCCGCCAAGATGCACGCCGACGAGCCGGACATCGACGTGCCCCTCGTACGACGGCTCGTCGCCGCGCAGTTCCCGCAGTGGGCGCGGCTTCCGGTCACCCCGGTCGACTCATCCGGGACGGACAACGCCATGTACCGGCTCGGCGACGACATGGCCGTACGGCTCCCCCGTACGCGGTTCGCCGCCGACAACGTGGACTTGGAGCAGCAGTGGCTGCCGCTGCTCGCGCCGCGGCTGCCGGTCGCCGTCCCCGCCCCGCTCGGGCGGGGGAAGCCCGGTGAGGGTTACGCGTGGGAGTGGTCCGTATGCCGCTGGCTGGAGGGCACGAACCCGGACGCTGACGCGCTGGCCGGTCCCGACGGGTTGGCCGGTCCCGACGGGTTGGCCGGTGCCGGCGGGATGGCGGGCGCCGGGCAACTCGCCCTCGACCTGGCGGAGTTCATCACCGCCCTGCGCCGCATCGACCCCGCCGACGCGCCCCGCGCGAGCCGCGGCGTGCCCCTGGCCACGCGCGACGAACCGACGCGGAAGGCGCTCGCGGAGCTCGAGGCGCAGGGGGAAGCGGGGGAGCACGCGGCGGGCGGAGACGCGGCAGGCGGGGACGCGGCGGGCGGGCAGCACGGCTCGGACGGCCCGGGCTCGGGCCGCCCCGACTCCGACGGCGCCCACGCGCACGCGCTCATCGACTCCCGTGCCGTGACCGCCGCCTGGGACGCGGCCCTCCGCGCCCCCGCGCCCGACGGCAGCCCGCCCGCCTGGGCACACGGCGACCTGGCGCCCGGCAACGTGCTCGTCACCCCGCAGGGCCGGCTGAGCGCCGTCATCGACTTCGGCGCCATGGGCGTGGGCGATCCCACCGTCGACCTGATGGTGGCCTGGAACCTGCTGCCCGCCCGCGCCCGCGGCACCTTCCGCGCCGCGGTCGGCGCGGACGACGTGACGTGGGCACGCGCCCGCGGCTGGGCACTCTCGATCGCCCTGATCCAACTCCCGTACTACCGCCGCACGAACCCGGTCCTCGCGGCCAACTCCCGCCACGTCATCCGCGAAGTCCTCAAGGAGCACGCCCACGCCGCGTGA
- a CDS encoding PP2C family protein-serine/threonine phosphatase, with protein sequence MAARRANKVPPTARLSKAHKAWHRVRTSLRRSAVDYFRGGGSDWLALGALLLTVPALTLATVHQPLWCAPEALVLPIIAGGLLLRPASLLALYAAAAVGLMVEAAALGPYGDGAGRVTPGTVLAVAAVGLSGLLVAQFRSRVGVPWRRGGTMLFDLRERIRVQSKLPALPRGWHREMALRPAGGQSFSGDFVVAARTGTGERTLEVVLTDVSGKGMDAGSRALLLSGAFGGLLGSLPPHAFLPAANGYLLRQDWDEGFATSVHLVLDLDTGDYELFSAGHVPALQRAAGTGVWEEKSGEGPLLGVYDGGQFDPVKGTLRPGDVLMLFTDGLVETSDRDLSDGIDRLTGEADRYVGTGFAGAAWHLIESVARDVNDDRALLLISRD encoded by the coding sequence ATGGCGGCACGTCGAGCGAACAAGGTTCCTCCGACGGCCCGGTTGTCCAAGGCGCACAAGGCGTGGCACCGGGTCCGCACGAGCCTGCGCCGTTCCGCCGTCGACTACTTCCGCGGCGGGGGCTCCGACTGGCTCGCCCTCGGCGCGCTGCTGCTCACCGTTCCCGCGCTCACCCTCGCCACCGTCCACCAGCCGCTGTGGTGCGCGCCCGAGGCGCTCGTCCTGCCGATCATCGCGGGCGGGCTGCTGCTGCGCCCCGCCAGCCTGCTCGCGCTCTACGCGGCCGCCGCCGTCGGCCTCATGGTGGAGGCGGCGGCCCTCGGCCCGTACGGCGACGGCGCGGGCCGTGTCACGCCGGGCACCGTGCTCGCGGTGGCCGCCGTGGGGCTGTCGGGGCTGCTCGTCGCGCAGTTCCGGAGCCGCGTGGGGGTGCCCTGGCGGCGCGGCGGAACGATGCTCTTCGACCTGCGGGAACGTATCCGCGTACAGAGCAAGCTGCCCGCCCTGCCGCGCGGCTGGCACCGCGAGATGGCGCTGCGCCCGGCGGGCGGCCAGTCGTTCTCCGGTGACTTCGTGGTGGCCGCGCGCACCGGTACGGGTGAGCGCACGCTGGAGGTCGTCCTCACCGACGTCTCCGGCAAGGGCATGGACGCGGGCTCCCGCGCCCTGCTGCTGTCCGGGGCCTTCGGCGGCCTCCTCGGCTCGCTGCCGCCGCACGCCTTCCTCCCGGCCGCCAACGGCTATCTGCTGCGGCAGGACTGGGACGAGGGCTTCGCCACCTCCGTACACCTCGTACTGGATCTGGACACCGGCGACTACGAGCTGTTCTCCGCCGGCCACGTCCCCGCCCTGCAACGGGCCGCGGGCACCGGGGTGTGGGAGGAGAAGTCGGGGGAGGGGCCGCTGCTGGGGGTGTACGACGGCGGGCAGTTCGACCCGGTCAAGGGCACGCTGCGGCCGGGCGACGTGCTGATGCTGTTCACGGACGGGCTGGTGGAGACCTCCGACCGCGACCTGTCGGACGGCATCGACCGGCTGACGGGCGAGGCGGACCGGTACGTGGGCACGGGCTTCGCGGGCGCCGCGTGGCACCTGATCGAGTCGGTCGCCAGGGACGTCAACGACGACCGGGCGCTGCTGTTGATCAGCCGCGACTGA
- a CDS encoding MFS transporter: protein MNIKAPPPPAPDPVARRARAGVFGYFVINGFVMGMWASGLPALDDRLGLGPARLGSVLLLVSGGALASMLIAGRLVDTWSSARVCRAAGPVSAAVLLGPALAGSYAWLTVLAVLFGLGVGIIEVAMNAHSVEVEHRYGRPIVSAFHGVWSLGGAAAGGLTTVGLKAGADGRVLLIAVALAVPLAFLPAARALLPPAEGKATEGKATEGKAAKGEPETEAETEAETDSADVGNGTALRWGLVTLLGIVAFAGHMSEGAAMDWAALHARWVLDVDPAIAPLAYMVFAVAMTTVRLLGDPVRARLGAVRTIQLAGLHATAGYVLILTAPFVPEPLRVACAWTGWAFAGIGLATVVPVLFSTVGASGGAVGRALALVTACGYTGLLLGPAVLGYVAEHTSLRVALVIPAVMAFLVTAVGSPAVRRLLAVRPSRTVRTGGGDDDPTGVDDDRTGADAHRTGVDDDRMPTADGQR from the coding sequence GTGAACATAAAAGCCCCGCCTCCCCCCGCACCCGACCCCGTCGCCCGCCGGGCCCGTGCCGGTGTCTTCGGCTACTTCGTGATCAACGGCTTCGTCATGGGCATGTGGGCGTCCGGACTGCCCGCGCTGGACGACCGGCTCGGGCTCGGGCCCGCCCGGCTCGGGTCCGTTCTGCTGCTCGTGTCCGGCGGTGCGCTGGCGTCCATGCTGATCGCCGGGCGGCTCGTCGACACCTGGTCCAGCGCGCGGGTCTGCCGGGCCGCCGGGCCCGTTTCGGCCGCCGTACTGCTCGGGCCCGCGCTGGCCGGTTCGTACGCCTGGCTCACCGTGCTCGCCGTGCTCTTCGGGCTGGGCGTCGGGATCATCGAAGTGGCCATGAACGCGCACTCGGTGGAGGTCGAGCACCGTTACGGGAGGCCGATCGTGTCGGCGTTCCACGGCGTGTGGAGCCTCGGTGGCGCGGCGGCCGGGGGCCTGACCACGGTGGGGCTGAAGGCGGGGGCCGACGGGCGGGTGCTGCTGATCGCGGTGGCGCTGGCCGTTCCGCTGGCGTTCCTGCCCGCTGCGCGGGCGCTGCTGCCACCCGCGGAGGGGAAGGCAACGGAAGGGAAGGCCACGGAGGGGAAGGCGGCGAAGGGCGAGCCCGAGACGGAAGCCGAGACGGAAGCCGAAACGGATTCCGCAGACGTGGGGAACGGCACCGCGCTCCGCTGGGGGCTCGTCACTCTCCTGGGCATTGTCGCGTTCGCCGGGCACATGAGCGAGGGCGCGGCGATGGACTGGGCGGCGCTGCACGCCCGTTGGGTGCTGGACGTGGACCCGGCGATCGCGCCGCTCGCGTACATGGTCTTCGCCGTCGCCATGACGACCGTACGGCTGCTGGGCGACCCCGTACGGGCCCGGCTCGGCGCCGTCCGTACGATCCAGCTCGCCGGGCTGCACGCCACCGCAGGCTACGTCCTCATCCTCACCGCGCCGTTCGTCCCCGAACCGTTGCGGGTGGCCTGCGCGTGGACGGGCTGGGCGTTCGCCGGGATCGGGCTGGCCACGGTGGTGCCGGTGCTGTTCAGTACGGTCGGCGCCTCGGGCGGCGCGGTGGGCCGGGCGCTCGCGCTGGTCACGGCGTGCGGGTACACGGGGCTGCTGCTGGGCCCCGCCGTCCTCGGCTACGTCGCCGAGCACACGTCGCTTCGTGTCGCGCTGGTGATCCCGGCGGTGATGGCGTTCCTGGTCACGGCGGTCGGCAGTCCGGCCGTACGCCGCCTGCTGGCCGTACGGCCGTCGCGCACGGTCCGTACGGGCGGCGGCGATGACGACCCTACGGGTGTCGACGACGACCGTACGGGTGCCGATGCGCACCGTACGGGTGTCGACGACGACCGTATGCCGACGGCTGATGGGCAGCGCTGA
- a CDS encoding ABC transporter ATP-binding protein — protein MGLRKKHTDERGAVGTAYADGQGPGHGGQGQGHTHGEAYGHGGDHAVELRGVSRRYGHGSGAVHALRGIDLALARGTFTAVMGPSGSGKSTFLQCAAGLDRPSSGTVALGGTEITGMSENRLTALRRTRLGFVFQSFNLLPSLTVEQNVLLPLRLAGHRRDRRRAADVLGQVGLEGLARRRPGQLSGGQQQRVAIARALVTRPDVIFGDEPTGALDTVTAAEVLGLLRTAVDGLGATVVMVTHDPSAAAYADRVLFLADGAFAGSLDRAPADAIAARMASLTAYAANGAAATAGTAA, from the coding sequence ATGGGGCTCCGCAAGAAGCACACGGATGAGCGGGGCGCGGTGGGCACCGCGTACGCCGACGGGCAGGGGCCCGGGCACGGCGGGCAGGGGCAGGGGCACACGCACGGGGAGGCGTACGGGCACGGCGGCGACCACGCCGTCGAGCTGCGCGGCGTCAGCCGCCGCTACGGCCACGGCAGCGGGGCCGTGCACGCGCTGCGCGGCATCGATCTGGCGCTCGCCCGCGGCACGTTCACCGCCGTGATGGGCCCGTCCGGTTCCGGCAAGTCGACGTTCCTGCAGTGCGCCGCCGGGCTCGACCGGCCCAGCTCCGGCACCGTCGCGCTGGGCGGCACCGAGATCACCGGCATGTCCGAGAACCGGCTGACCGCGCTGCGGCGTACGCGTCTCGGCTTCGTCTTCCAGTCGTTCAACCTGCTGCCCTCGCTCACCGTCGAGCAGAACGTCCTGCTGCCGCTCCGCCTCGCCGGACATCGCAGGGACCGCCGCCGCGCGGCCGACGTGCTCGGGCAGGTCGGCCTGGAAGGGCTCGCGCGGCGCCGCCCCGGGCAGCTGTCCGGCGGCCAGCAGCAGCGCGTGGCCATCGCCCGTGCGCTGGTCACCCGGCCCGACGTGATCTTCGGCGACGAGCCGACCGGCGCGCTCGACACCGTGACCGCCGCCGAGGTGCTCGGGCTGCTCCGGACCGCGGTGGACGGGCTCGGCGCGACCGTCGTGATGGTGACCCACGACCCGTCGGCCGCCGCGTACGCCGACCGCGTCCTCTTCCTCGCCGACGGCGCCTTCGCGGGCAGCCTGGACCGGGCACCGGCGGACGCAATCGCCGCGCGCATGGCGTCGCTCACCGCGTACGCCGCGAACGGGGCGGCGGCCACCGCCGGCACGGCCGCATGA
- a CDS encoding ROK family protein, whose amino-acid sequence MTDDARARTSGQLRAHNRVRLLRAVHDCGATRTRSQLTRELDLARGTVSVLVSGLAEEQLLDEAPAAEHARGRPTQVPGPHAYGPLALAVDLREDSWDLAVCELGGRPETVVDGRPHDGTPEGALLSLGAAVREQTGGPAGARVVGVGMSAAGPVREGRLLDIPHLGWRGVDVAALLALGPGAPPLHLGNDARLAGLAEARRGQLRGVGVGVHLHIAFDLGGALLVDGRPLAGASDTAGEFGHMRLTGGRHERCRCGATGCWGLEVGGNALLRHLGLEAGGGRGWDTAERILAQARTEHEARTARTPRTTPTAPAAHTPPTEPAQALAAVGATAHALGTGIGNLVNALDPEAVTLSGLGVELYALAQDTITAAYLDGLMDVHRNAPARIAPSALGGDGGPLTGAMESVFDAFLTTEGLAAWRTARAQRTPRTARTPRTSPTAQGASAAATNRPA is encoded by the coding sequence GTGACCGACGACGCCAGGGCGAGGACCAGCGGGCAGCTACGCGCGCACAACCGCGTACGACTGCTGCGCGCCGTACACGACTGCGGCGCCACCCGTACCCGCTCCCAGCTCACCCGCGAACTGGACCTCGCCCGCGGCACCGTCTCCGTACTGGTCTCGGGCCTCGCCGAGGAGCAGCTCCTCGACGAGGCCCCCGCCGCCGAACACGCCCGCGGCCGCCCGACGCAGGTGCCGGGCCCGCACGCGTACGGGCCGCTCGCCCTCGCCGTCGATCTGCGCGAGGACTCCTGGGACCTGGCCGTCTGCGAACTCGGCGGCCGCCCCGAAACCGTCGTGGACGGCCGCCCGCACGACGGCACCCCCGAGGGCGCGCTGCTGTCGCTGGGCGCCGCGGTCAGGGAGCAGACCGGCGGCCCGGCGGGCGCGCGCGTCGTGGGCGTCGGGATGTCGGCGGCCGGACCCGTACGGGAGGGCAGGCTGCTGGACATCCCGCACCTCGGCTGGCGCGGCGTGGACGTCGCCGCGCTGCTGGCGCTCGGCCCCGGCGCCCCGCCGCTCCACCTCGGGAACGACGCCCGCCTCGCGGGCCTCGCCGAAGCCCGCCGCGGGCAGCTGCGCGGGGTGGGCGTCGGCGTACACCTGCACATCGCGTTCGACCTGGGCGGCGCCCTGCTGGTGGACGGCAGGCCGCTCGCCGGGGCCTCGGACACGGCGGGCGAGTTCGGGCACATGCGGCTGACGGGCGGGCGGCACGAACGCTGCCGGTGCGGCGCGACCGGCTGCTGGGGACTCGAGGTCGGCGGCAACGCGCTGCTCCGCCACCTCGGACTCGAGGCGGGCGGCGGACGCGGCTGGGACACGGCGGAACGCATCCTCGCGCAGGCGCGCACGGAGCATGAGGCACGTACGGCGCGCACCCCACGTACGACGCCAACCGCACCTGCGGCGCACACCCCACCTACGGAGCCCGCCCAGGCCCTCGCCGCCGTCGGGGCGACGGCGCACGCCCTCGGGACCGGCATCGGCAACCTGGTCAACGCCCTCGACCCGGAGGCCGTGACCCTGTCCGGGCTGGGCGTAGAGCTGTACGCGCTCGCTCAGGACACGATCACGGCGGCGTACCTGGACGGCCTGATGGACGTCCACCGGAACGCGCCCGCCCGTATCGCCCCCTCGGCGCTGGGCGGCGACGGCGGACCGCTGACCGGGGCCATGGAGTCCGTCTTCGACGCGTTCCTCACCACGGAGGGCCTGGCGGCGTGGCGTACGGCGCGCGCGCAACGTACGCCACGCACGGCACGCACGCCACGTACGTCGCCCACGGCACAGGGCGCGAGCGCGGCTGCTACGAACCGCCCGGCTTGA
- a CDS encoding DUF5063 domain-containing protein — translation MSDATLNSIKDDPNDFAVQISDQIESFLVSVAEVAKGDDPDSAVPYLLLELSQLLLAGGRLGAYEDILPDERYEPDVGPEPDVDELRLRLAALLEPIDVYTEVFDPYQPRSAPVACRISDDLADVVTDLRHGMAHYRAGRVTEGLWWWQFSYLSNWGPTASAALRALQSLVAHVRLDTPLDELNGLDTDSSAQSDDGELEAEAGAVMEAEIAAPLGIKPGGS, via the coding sequence ATGTCTGACGCCACGCTGAACTCGATCAAGGACGACCCCAACGACTTCGCCGTGCAGATCTCCGACCAGATCGAGAGCTTCCTCGTCTCGGTCGCGGAGGTCGCCAAGGGCGACGACCCGGACAGCGCGGTCCCGTACCTGCTGCTGGAGCTCTCCCAACTGCTCCTCGCGGGCGGCCGGTTGGGCGCGTACGAGGACATCCTGCCGGACGAGCGCTACGAGCCCGACGTCGGTCCCGAGCCCGACGTCGACGAGCTGCGGCTGCGGCTCGCGGCCCTGCTGGAGCCGATCGACGTCTACACCGAGGTCTTCGACCCTTACCAGCCGCGCAGCGCGCCCGTCGCCTGCCGCATCTCCGACGACCTCGCCGACGTGGTCACCGACCTGCGGCACGGCATGGCGCACTACCGCGCGGGGCGGGTCACCGAGGGGCTGTGGTGGTGGCAGTTCTCGTACCTCTCCAACTGGGGTCCGACCGCCTCCGCCGCCCTGCGCGCCCTCCAGTCGCTGGTGGCGCACGTACGGCTGGACACCCCGCTCGACGAGCTGAACGGCCTCGACACGGACAGCAGCGCGCAGAGCGACGACGGCGAGCTGGAGGCGGAGGCCGGAGCGGTGATGGAGGCGGAGATCGCCGCGCCGCTGGGGATCAAGCCGGGCGGTTCGTAG